The following coding sequences are from one bacterium SCSIO 12741 window:
- a CDS encoding 30S ribosomal protein S16, producing the protein MATKIRLQRHGKKRRPYYHIVVADSRAKRDGRFIERIGSYNPNTNPATIEMEFDRALHWVKVGAQPTDTARAILSYKGVMMKNHLDKGVTKGAHTQEQADAKFDKWLAEKEGKIAAKADKVTQEKVAQAEAQLKVEREFTEARLAELAAAEAPVVEEEVSEEAAAEEAPAAEATEEAPAAEATEEAPAAEAAEEAPAAEAPAEEEKKED; encoded by the coding sequence ATGGCAACAAAAATTAGATTACAAAGACACGGAAAGAAAAGACGTCCTTACTACCACATCGTAGTAGCTGACAGCCGTGCAAAGAGAGATGGTCGTTTTATTGAGCGTATTGGTTCTTATAACCCCAATACAAATCCTGCTACCATCGAGATGGAATTTGACCGTGCATTGCACTGGGTAAAGGTTGGTGCTCAGCCTACAGACACTGCTCGTGCTATTTTGTCTTACAAAGGTGTAATGATGAAAAATCACCTGGACAAAGGAGTTACAAAAGGTGCTCATACTCAAGAGCAAGCAGATGCTAAATTCGACAAGTGGTTGGCCGAGAAAGAAGGCAAGATTGCTGCTAAGGCAGACAAAGTGACCCAAGAGAAAGTAGCTCAAGCTGAAGCCCAATTGAAAGTTGAGCGTGAATTCACAGAAGCTCGTTTAGCTGAATTGGCTGCTGCTGAAGCCCCTGTTGTAGAGGAAGAAGTAAGCGAAGAAGCTGCTGCTGAGGAAGCTCCTGCTGCTGAGGCCACTGAAGAGGCTCCTGCTGCTGAAGCTACAGAAGAAGCTCCTGCCGCTGAAGCTGCTGAGGAAGCTCCTGCTGCTGAGGCTCCTGCTGAAGAAGAGAAAAAAGAGGACTAA
- a CDS encoding thiol-disulfide oxidoreductase DCC family protein: MILFDGLCHLCSGAVQFVLERDKHNRFHFAPLQGEIGQRILTEQGKNTTDFDSFVLVQNGRFYERSTAALKVAQAMPGLWPMLGVFLMVPRVIRDAVYNTVARNRYRWFGKKESCWIPRPEWTAKFL, translated from the coding sequence CTGATCCTTTTCGATGGATTATGTCACCTCTGTAGCGGGGCGGTTCAGTTTGTTTTGGAAAGGGATAAACACAATCGCTTTCATTTTGCTCCTCTTCAGGGCGAAATTGGTCAGCGAATCTTAACCGAACAGGGCAAAAATACCACGGATTTCGATTCCTTCGTTTTGGTTCAAAATGGTCGTTTTTATGAACGCTCTACTGCGGCATTAAAGGTGGCTCAAGCCATGCCTGGATTATGGCCTATGTTAGGTGTTTTTCTGATGGTTCCCAGGGTTATTCGGGATGCCGTTTACAATACCGTGGCTCGAAATCGCTACCGGTGGTTTGGTAAAAAAGAGAGTTGCTGGATTCCCCGACCAGAGTGGACGGCGAAGTTCCTTTAG
- a CDS encoding M48 family metalloprotease yields the protein MKNLAWIVLFSFSFLNCIAQNQNLSANEYEADQLAKEAAAMVLYHIGLPQNFSIVQKDVPNVVAYTKGSKRYIGYNPNFILRLRNQAQTDWSAYSVLAHEIGHHLAGHTVKPGKTNPGYELEADHFSGYILHLMGATLEEAQSALRNLRQIDGVADTILHPMIESRIQALTEGWMQSAGLRKLKMNERHQARTDYLTQHKIIYRFQFKGDENVYYLNKEDQLIWFSSLGSPLVVGKKEASEAKGYLWMITMQDESYGVDKRGNIWAETNLGLKLKAGKLSELASN from the coding sequence ATGAAAAACCTAGCTTGGATTGTCCTTTTTTCCTTTTCCTTCCTAAACTGTATTGCCCAAAATCAAAACCTTTCTGCCAACGAATATGAGGCCGATCAATTGGCAAAAGAAGCAGCCGCCATGGTGCTATACCACATCGGACTTCCTCAGAATTTTTCCATTGTTCAAAAGGATGTGCCTAACGTTGTAGCCTACACCAAGGGTTCCAAGCGCTACATTGGCTACAACCCCAATTTTATTCTGCGGTTGCGTAATCAAGCTCAAACCGACTGGTCGGCCTACAGTGTGTTGGCCCATGAAATTGGTCACCACCTTGCAGGACATACCGTGAAACCCGGAAAAACCAATCCGGGATATGAGTTGGAGGCAGACCATTTTAGTGGCTACATTCTCCATTTGATGGGCGCCACTTTGGAAGAGGCACAATCTGCCCTGAGAAATCTCCGGCAAATTGATGGTGTGGCGGATACCATTCTTCATCCCATGATCGAATCTCGAATTCAGGCCTTAACCGAAGGTTGGATGCAGTCGGCTGGACTTCGTAAACTAAAAATGAACGAACGGCACCAAGCCCGAACCGATTACCTGACTCAACACAAAATCATCTATCGTTTTCAATTCAAAGGCGATGAAAATGTGTATTACCTCAATAAAGAAGATCAACTCATTTGGTTCAGTAGTTTAGGAAGTCCACTCGTGGTAGGAAAAAAAGAAGCCAGTGAGGCCAAAGGATACCTGTGGATGATTACGATGCAAGATGAATCTTACGGAGTAGATAAACGAGGCAATATTTGGGCTGAAACCAATCTGGGTCTTAAACTCAAAGCGGGCAAGCTAAGTGAATTGGCTTCCAACTAA
- a CDS encoding ABC transporter ATP-binding protein, with translation MSKVSGKIFDFGILSRTLKYVRPYRSLFTITGTLVLVLALLGPVRPVLIQYTLDNTIIDPNPDQLLIMTMVMIGLLLLETLLQFFQTYLANWVGQSVIKDLRMQVYQKISAFKLKYFDNNAIGTLVTRVISDIETIADVFSNGILIIIGDLLKLIAVIFVMFYTDWFLALLSLASIPLLILVTRMFNKAIKSAFTDVRTQVARLNAFVQEHITGMNVVQIFSREVREMEKFKAINREHRNAHIRTVWANAIFFPAVELLSATSMALLVWFGSKGVIEHQVSFGNLVAFILYINMLFRPIRQLADRFNTLQMGIVSSDRVFKVIDTDSVIEDKGEFTADELRGNIDVEGVWLAYKEENYILRDLNFSVKAGQTVAFVGATGAGKTSVINLLCRTYEFQKGQILLDGKDIRSYSLEFLRSRVGVVLQDVFLFSDSILNNITLGNPDISLEEVREAARKVGADQFIMNLPGGYSFNPGERGATLSVGQRQLLAFIRAYVYNPDILILDEATSSIDTESEEMIQKATEELTRDRTSIIIAHRLATIQNADTIFVMDQGRMVESGNHQELLDQNGLYKNLYEVQFKEEMQE, from the coding sequence ATGAGTAAAGTAAGTGGTAAAATATTTGATTTTGGGATCCTTTCACGGACGTTGAAATACGTACGCCCTTACCGTTCGCTATTTACCATTACAGGAACCCTCGTTCTTGTGTTAGCCCTTTTGGGTCCGGTCCGTCCCGTGCTTATTCAATATACGCTGGACAATACCATTATTGACCCTAATCCTGATCAATTGCTGATCATGACTATGGTGATGATTGGGTTGCTGCTTTTAGAAACGCTGCTCCAATTTTTTCAAACCTACCTGGCCAACTGGGTCGGGCAGTCCGTGATTAAGGATCTTCGGATGCAGGTTTACCAAAAGATTTCTGCCTTTAAGCTCAAGTATTTTGACAACAACGCCATCGGAACTCTGGTTACCCGGGTAATTTCCGATATCGAAACCATTGCCGACGTATTTTCCAATGGGATTCTCATCATCATTGGCGATCTCTTAAAACTGATTGCGGTGATTTTTGTGATGTTCTACACCGACTGGTTTCTGGCCCTTTTGAGTTTAGCCTCCATCCCACTCCTGATTCTGGTTACGCGAATGTTTAACAAGGCGATTAAGTCAGCTTTTACAGATGTTCGAACCCAGGTAGCCCGACTCAATGCCTTTGTGCAGGAACACATTACCGGAATGAATGTGGTGCAGATATTTAGTCGGGAAGTACGGGAAATGGAAAAATTTAAGGCCATTAACCGAGAACACCGGAATGCCCACATTCGCACAGTTTGGGCCAACGCCATTTTCTTTCCGGCAGTAGAGCTTTTGAGCGCCACCTCTATGGCCTTGCTGGTTTGGTTTGGATCAAAAGGGGTGATCGAACACCAAGTGTCGTTTGGAAATTTGGTAGCCTTCATTCTCTACATCAATATGCTCTTCCGCCCTATTCGCCAATTGGCAGATCGTTTCAATACTCTTCAAATGGGCATTGTAAGTTCTGATCGGGTCTTTAAGGTAATCGATACCGATTCGGTGATTGAGGACAAGGGCGAGTTCACGGCAGACGAACTGAGAGGCAACATTGATGTTGAAGGAGTTTGGTTGGCTTATAAAGAAGAGAATTACATCCTCCGGGATTTGAACTTTTCGGTAAAGGCCGGACAGACTGTAGCCTTTGTGGGAGCCACCGGAGCTGGAAAAACCTCTGTGATTAATCTCTTGTGCCGGACCTATGAATTCCAGAAAGGTCAAATCCTTTTAGACGGAAAGGACATTCGATCCTACAGTCTTGAATTCCTAAGAAGTCGTGTGGGCGTGGTGCTTCAAGATGTATTTTTATTTAGCGACTCCATTCTCAACAACATCACTCTGGGCAACCCTGATATAAGCCTGGAGGAAGTTCGAGAGGCTGCACGCAAAGTTGGCGCAGATCAATTTATCATGAATCTGCCAGGAGGTTATTCCTTCAATCCTGGCGAGCGAGGTGCAACTCTTTCCGTTGGGCAACGTCAGCTGTTGGCCTTTATCCGGGCCTACGTCTACAATCCAGACATTCTGATTTTGGACGAAGCCACTTCTTCCATCGACACTGAATCCGAAGAAATGATTCAGAAAGCGACCGAAGAATTGACCCGTGATCGAACTTCCATAATCATTGCCCACAGACTGGCGACTATTCAAAATGCAGACACTATTTTTGTCATGGATCAAGGACGCATGGTGGAGTCTGGAAATCACCAGGAGTTGCTCGATCAAAACGGATTATATAAAAATCTGTACGAGGTGCAGTTTAAAGAAGAAATGCAGGAATGA
- the truA gene encoding tRNA pseudouridine(38-40) synthase TruA, whose protein sequence is MPDQRYFVELAYDGSPFHGWQIQPNAATVQEELEKALGLLLRHPAPVTGCGRTDTGVHAKQYFAHFNSPNSIDTEKLVFKLNRLLPPGIGIMRIDPVAESAHARFNAEHRTYRYFIHYQKNPFRREHSWHLYGKRLDLGFMNRMCEILIETEDFAAFAKTGSDVTHTRCLVHSAAWYWDEDQTGIYFEIRANRFLRNMVRAVVGTLVEAGEGKLSEEDFRNIIKSGNRSEAGTSAPAQGLFLWDIGYPEWIWERELNEGE, encoded by the coding sequence ATGCCCGATCAGAGATATTTTGTTGAATTAGCCTACGACGGCAGCCCCTTTCATGGATGGCAAATTCAGCCTAATGCAGCCACCGTTCAAGAGGAATTGGAAAAGGCTTTGGGCTTACTGCTACGCCACCCTGCACCGGTTACCGGATGTGGGCGTACGGATACAGGAGTTCATGCCAAGCAGTATTTTGCTCATTTCAACAGCCCTAACTCTATCGACACCGAAAAACTGGTTTTCAAATTGAATCGTTTGCTTCCTCCTGGCATTGGAATCATGCGAATTGATCCGGTGGCAGAATCGGCACATGCCCGCTTCAATGCCGAGCATCGAACGTATCGATACTTTATCCATTACCAAAAAAACCCTTTTCGTAGGGAACATTCCTGGCATCTTTACGGCAAGCGATTAGACCTTGGGTTTATGAACCGAATGTGCGAAATTCTCATTGAAACAGAGGATTTTGCGGCCTTTGCCAAAACGGGATCAGATGTGACTCACACGCGGTGTCTGGTACACAGTGCAGCCTGGTATTGGGATGAGGATCAAACTGGAATTTATTTCGAAATTCGGGCCAATCGTTTTCTTCGCAACATGGTACGAGCAGTGGTTGGTACCTTGGTGGAAGCAGGCGAAGGAAAATTGAGCGAAGAAGATTTTAGAAACATCATAAAATCGGGAAATCGATCGGAAGCGGGAACTTCTGCACCAGCCCAAGGGTTGTTTTTATGGGACATTGGCTATCCGGAATGGATTTGGGAGCGAGAATTGAATGAAGGCGAATAG
- a CDS encoding T9SS type A sorting domain-containing protein, with translation MKYFYGSLLLLAIFFMPSSVLSQTYYARGDGDWDETDKWSTSGVGGSSCSCTPTVGSTVIIDGYDIDIDAGTGNVSVANISLTNSRNTNAQLKIEGGVTLSVTSNFQMYTANNRNKHVDLVLEDDNTTMNVTGTFTMTRASGNTQNRNLTVDMSNNSDLTVTGLFTIYNQSSSSSQNKEEIELNDQATLTCNGGVSVRQDAGGDLLFDLNNSSSWVIDGDMDFDLNGGDHTDFNLSGTSRITVSQDVDFDVDGGDDIEFLLSEGSSFQVGDDITFDMDGGEDLQFLMSNNSGSDHFLVTDDFLVDHDGGQDIDLELTNSAEIDVNGDFTIDWDASDANDSDIDLNISDNALVDVDGSLDINLNETTRDYCDLLIDMDYNGAWYVGVNNGGLAESASIRIVDGDYFHLDLDRDSKFEVYGNLTFSQSGDGDMDLHLNDNDDGSAADGQLRVDGNMIISKDDGDELQLRARNHSDIDIAGDLTITVTGYDGTFQDAEINLDDDVTMDIDGNLSITHNVTNNNSLYLDLDDNASITVGVNDGALTKSASIFFTDGYGYYFDLDRDAAFTVYGNLTQTFAGDEYCHIHLNANDDGSTTDGQLKIDGNWSVTSTDGDQFNIRILNHSDIDVGRDLTFNNSGFDAGIWGDATLRVEDDATLDVDGSMSWTFNPGQEQNDLILDFDDNAVITIGNDNGALAESLTINMLDGYTFEFDLDRDSRLDVYGNFDFSFAAGTHANFDLNSNNNGSASDGQLRIDGNWALVKSDGYQFRLRAYNHSDIDIGGNFTYTGTNHKTGWWDDEFISLRDDATMDVDGLFNFTMTTLAQENSLRIDLEDNTVFSIGSQVTDNHVITLVNGYRMRYRLDDNSVWNVNGSLQSVLTNSNQPADIGLNRGSGSAARLNITGNLDIDNNKNSDEYYVRLDGSSSVLNVDGNIDLSSAATSNRIELELNSSSKIEIGGNFVRTGGFGELDCNGTSTVEYNGNSTQTFAQDAGSGTDDFEYFNVIINNSFGTAPQLTMEGLATIPTSATITFTDGILASTEANILVLNDNANASGADADSYVDGPIRKVGDELFIFPTGDGDIFAPIGVDPTSGTTTAFRCEYVNSAPSNSDVLGTGINNISQNEYWNVVRTNTTNSATVTLYWDATRSGEINNYSELMVSHYTGGQWIDAGNNSLTGNNAGGTVTSDAQSSFSPFTLGSSTTNNPLPVELVSFKAVPNPDEEVVELIWITASELNNDYFEVERTIDMKEFIEVITVPGQGTTNERTEYHERDLNPEKGISYYRLSQTDFDGKQTYFDLEKVLYDMESSKKVDIQVYPNPNNGQTLFVKVPDSQEEDINVLINNFLGVEVYSDFSIYHQGDFSLVSIEMTQKLAPGSYFVNVELKGEIHTYKLIVQ, from the coding sequence ATGAAATACTTTTATGGGAGTTTATTGCTCCTTGCTATCTTTTTTATGCCCTCAAGCGTATTAAGTCAAACTTACTATGCACGCGGTGATGGAGATTGGGATGAAACCGATAAATGGTCCACTTCCGGGGTAGGTGGATCTTCTTGTTCTTGTACCCCAACAGTAGGATCAACCGTTATTATTGATGGCTATGATATAGACATTGATGCGGGTACAGGCAATGTGTCCGTTGCCAATATATCGTTGACCAATTCCAGAAATACCAATGCTCAATTGAAAATTGAAGGTGGGGTAACCTTATCCGTAACCAGCAATTTTCAGATGTACACGGCCAACAATCGAAACAAGCATGTCGATTTGGTTTTGGAGGACGATAACACCACCATGAACGTTACGGGTACCTTTACCATGACTCGAGCATCTGGCAATACTCAAAACCGCAATCTAACGGTGGATATGTCCAATAATTCGGATTTAACCGTAACCGGATTGTTTACCATTTACAATCAATCTTCTTCATCGAGTCAAAACAAGGAGGAAATTGAGCTTAATGATCAAGCTACTTTAACCTGCAATGGAGGAGTTTCTGTTCGACAGGATGCCGGTGGTGATTTACTTTTTGATCTTAATAATTCTTCTTCCTGGGTAATCGATGGAGACATGGACTTCGATCTAAACGGTGGTGACCATACTGACTTCAATTTATCTGGTACCTCAAGGATTACAGTTTCACAAGACGTAGATTTTGATGTAGATGGGGGAGATGATATCGAATTTTTACTCAGCGAGGGAAGTTCTTTTCAGGTTGGCGACGACATCACCTTTGACATGGATGGTGGGGAAGATTTGCAGTTTTTGATGAGCAATAATTCCGGGTCCGATCATTTTTTGGTTACCGATGATTTCTTGGTAGATCACGATGGGGGCCAGGATATTGATCTGGAATTGACCAATTCGGCTGAGATAGATGTGAATGGCGATTTTACCATCGATTGGGATGCCTCTGATGCCAATGACAGTGATATTGATTTAAATATTTCGGACAATGCATTAGTCGATGTCGACGGGTCTTTGGATATTAATCTGAATGAAACCACAAGAGATTACTGCGACCTACTCATCGATATGGATTATAATGGTGCCTGGTATGTTGGCGTAAACAACGGAGGACTTGCTGAATCGGCTTCGATAAGGATTGTTGATGGAGACTATTTTCACCTCGATTTGGATCGGGACTCTAAGTTTGAAGTTTATGGTAATCTAACCTTCTCCCAAAGTGGAGATGGCGACATGGACCTTCATTTGAATGATAATGACGATGGTAGCGCAGCTGATGGACAGCTACGCGTTGACGGAAACATGATCATCAGCAAAGATGATGGGGACGAATTACAGCTAAGAGCCAGAAACCATTCTGACATTGACATTGCCGGAGACTTGACCATAACTGTTACCGGATATGACGGCACGTTTCAGGATGCCGAAATCAATCTGGATGATGATGTTACGATGGACATCGATGGAAATCTTTCCATTACGCATAATGTGACCAACAACAACTCGCTATACCTTGATTTGGATGATAATGCTTCTATTACAGTAGGGGTGAACGATGGTGCATTGACTAAATCGGCATCCATTTTTTTTACAGATGGATATGGGTATTATTTCGACCTGGATCGGGATGCGGCTTTTACTGTTTATGGTAACTTGACTCAAACCTTTGCAGGAGATGAGTATTGTCACATTCACTTGAATGCAAACGATGACGGAAGTACCACGGATGGACAGCTAAAAATCGACGGAAACTGGTCCGTGACTTCCACCGATGGGGATCAGTTCAATATTCGAATTCTCAATCATTCTGATATTGACGTTGGTAGAGATCTCACCTTTAATAATTCGGGCTTCGATGCCGGTATCTGGGGAGATGCGACTCTTCGGGTAGAGGATGATGCCACCCTGGATGTAGACGGAAGTATGTCATGGACCTTTAACCCAGGCCAGGAGCAAAACGATTTGATCCTGGATTTTGATGACAACGCAGTGATTACAATTGGAAATGATAATGGAGCCTTGGCCGAATCATTGACCATCAATATGCTGGATGGCTACACCTTCGAATTTGACCTGGACAGGGACTCACGATTAGATGTTTATGGAAACTTTGATTTCTCTTTTGCCGCAGGGACGCATGCCAATTTTGATTTGAATTCAAACAACAACGGCTCGGCCTCCGATGGCCAGTTGAGAATCGATGGGAATTGGGCATTGGTAAAATCAGATGGTTACCAATTTAGGTTGAGAGCTTATAACCACTCTGATATCGATATTGGAGGAAACTTTACCTACACCGGTACCAATCACAAAACAGGTTGGTGGGACGATGAGTTCATTTCCCTTCGTGATGATGCTACGATGGATGTGGACGGTCTTTTCAATTTTACCATGACGACTCTTGCCCAAGAAAATAGCCTTCGCATTGACCTGGAAGATAACACGGTTTTTTCTATTGGCTCGCAGGTTACCGATAACCATGTGATTACCCTGGTTAACGGCTATAGAATGCGGTATCGCCTGGATGATAACAGTGTGTGGAATGTGAATGGAAGCCTACAATCTGTTTTGACCAACAGCAACCAACCGGCCGATATTGGTTTGAATCGAGGATCAGGAAGTGCTGCACGACTCAATATCACTGGCAATCTGGATATTGATAACAATAAGAATTCCGATGAGTATTATGTGCGTCTGGATGGTTCCTCATCCGTGCTTAATGTAGATGGGAATATCGATTTATCCAGTGCGGCAACAAGCAACCGGATTGAATTGGAGTTGAACAGTAGTTCCAAAATCGAAATTGGGGGAAATTTTGTTCGAACAGGTGGATTCGGAGAACTCGATTGCAATGGAACCTCAACGGTGGAATATAACGGAAATTCAACCCAGACATTCGCCCAGGATGCGGGTTCAGGGACGGATGATTTCGAATACTTTAATGTGATCATTAATAATAGTTTCGGAACGGCACCCCAACTCACCATGGAAGGTTTAGCCACTATTCCAACGAGTGCTACCATCACTTTTACCGATGGCATTCTGGCTTCTACAGAAGCCAATATTTTGGTGTTGAACGATAATGCCAATGCTTCCGGAGCCGACGCGGACAGTTATGTAGATGGTCCTATCCGAAAAGTAGGAGATGAGCTCTTTATTTTCCCAACCGGCGATGGAGACATTTTTGCTCCCATCGGGGTGGATCCGACGAGCGGTACTACTACGGCTTTTCGTTGCGAGTATGTGAATTCAGCTCCATCAAACTCCGATGTTTTGGGTACCGGTATCAACAACATTAGTCAAAATGAATATTGGAATGTTGTTAGAACCAATACCACCAATAGTGCCACGGTTACCTTGTATTGGGATGCAACTCGAAGTGGTGAAATCAACAATTATTCGGAATTGATGGTTTCGCACTACACCGGAGGACAGTGGATTGATGCCGGTAACAATTCATTAACTGGCAACAATGCCGGAGGAACTGTGACGTCGGATGCTCAAAGTAGTTTTAGTCCATTTACCTTGGGCAGTAGTACCACCAATAATCCCTTACCCGTAGAGTTGGTTTCCTTTAAGGCCGTCCCCAACCCAGATGAAGAAGTTGTTGAGCTGATCTGGATTACGGCAAGTGAACTTAACAATGATTACTTCGAAGTAGAAAGGACCATCGATATGAAAGAATTTATTGAGGTAATTACGGTACCTGGACAAGGAACAACGAACGAAAGAACGGAATACCATGAGCGAGATTTGAATCCGGAAAAGGGGATCAGCTACTACCGGTTAAGCCAAACCGATTTTGATGGAAAGCAAACCTACTTTGACCTGGAGAAGGTGCTATACGATATGGAGTCTTCTAAAAAAGTGGATATTCAGGTCTACCCAAATCCGAATAATGGGCAGACCCTCTTTGTGAAGGTTCCAGATAGCCAGGAAGAAGATATCAATGTGTTGATAAACAACTTTCTGGGAGTAGAGGTTTATTCCGATTTTTCGATTTATCACCAGGGTGATTTTTCCTTGGTTTCCATAGAAATGACTCAGAAGCTGGCTCCGGGAAGTTATTTTGTAAACGTCGAGTTAAAAGGTGAAATCCACACCTACAAGCTCATCGTTCAATGA
- a CDS encoding GNAT family N-acetyltransferase — MEELKIQTATAADLEAVTALWLEVIAEHEDHHPIFQLDNQKRGEVQQVLLQRINAENTAILLAMNENIPVGMTILKMETLPNVSPYSKKGYIAETVIQKEHRSLGIGTFLVNAAKDWIFSQGGDYIELQVSVKNEGAKRFWESQGFFPSTLHLIHLPED; from the coding sequence ATGGAAGAGCTTAAGATTCAAACAGCCACTGCCGCAGACCTCGAGGCGGTTACCGCATTGTGGTTAGAAGTAATTGCAGAGCACGAAGATCATCATCCCATATTTCAATTGGACAATCAAAAGCGGGGTGAAGTTCAGCAGGTTCTACTTCAACGGATCAATGCAGAGAATACAGCGATACTCTTAGCAATGAACGAGAACATTCCTGTGGGCATGACCATTCTAAAAATGGAAACGCTACCCAATGTTTCACCCTACAGCAAAAAAGGATACATCGCGGAAACCGTGATTCAAAAAGAACACCGCAGTTTGGGTATTGGAACTTTTCTGGTGAATGCGGCTAAAGACTGGATTTTCTCTCAGGGAGGTGATTATATTGAGCTCCAGGTTTCGGTAAAAAACGAAGGAGCCAAACGATTTTGGGAGAGCCAGGGATTTTTTCCTTCCACCCTTCACCTCATTCATCTTCCAGAGGACTAA